The sequence ATGTATCCCGCGAACGCAAAAAAGAGTTGAAAGAGCAAGTACAACTCAAGCTTCGCGCGCGCACTTTGCCAGTCCCTGCGGAATTCCATGTTGTTTGGAACATGCAGACCAATGATGTCTACTTTGCATCCACACAGGCAAAAGTTCTTGAACTGTTTGTCGACTATTTTGCTCAAAGCTTTGGTATCGATCTTGAGCCAATGACTCCATACTCTCTTGCTGTTTCACTCATGGGTGAAGACATCGCAGAAAAACTTGATACCGTTGAACCGGCTCACTTCGCATAGGAGACATCATGGCAGATTATCTTGGTCAGACTACTGATATAATTTTAGGTCAGGAATTTTTAACCTGGCTATGGTTCAGAAGCGAAGTAACAAACGGCAACTTCACTTCCAAAGAAGGACGCCCGTACAATTTATATGTTGAGCAACGTGTATCTGTACAAGGCGGCGAAGGTGAAACCTTAGAAACAGCTACTGTTTCCGGCAGCACCTCTGAATTAAAAGAAGCTCGACTCGGGCTATCCATGGGTAAAAAGGTAACCCGTGCCTTGATTCGTATTGAACAAGATACTGAAGCATGGCAACTTACACTTAAAGCTGAAGATTTTTCTCTAGGTAGTCTTAAAACGCCTAAAGTTGAAAAAGCAGATGCAAATGAGGAAGACGACGTTGATGGTCCATTCCTTGAAAAAATATTCCTTATTGAAAGTTGTCTTACACTGGTAGACGATGCGTACAGAAGTTTTCTGGAAACACGTCTTTCAAATGACTGGAAAGAGACTGTTCAAAGAATGGGACAGTGGCTTAGCAACTCGGAGTAGTACCCAATTATGGAACATGCGCCAGCGAGCGAGGTAACTTCTGCTGTTATCATGCGCCGCATCTTATACAGAATCTGTAAGAAAATCGGCATGACCATGCTGATTCTTCTTGGCATTACAGTCATCAGTTTTTGGGTTATCCACCTTGCTCCCGGCTCTCCTACCGATTTGCAAACAACGTTAAACCCACAGGTGGGTGCGGCAACCCGTGCCCGTCTTGAGCGTTTGTATGGTCTGGATCAGCCAGTGCATGTTCAATACTACCGATGGGTCAAACGCATTGTGCAGTTTGACTTTGGGAAATCTATGTCTGGGGATCATCGTCCGGTCTGGGATAAAATTAAGGAGCGAATGCCGCTGACTATCGGCATGAACGTCACCTCACTTATCCTGACACTGCTCTTTGCAGTTCCTATTGGTGTAGGCGCTGCATACTATCAAGGGCGATGGTTTGATAAAGCAAGCACGGTCTTTGTTTTCATTGGCTTTGCCATGCCCGGCTTTTGGCTTGCACTTCTACTGATGCTTTATTTCGGTATTTACCTGCAATGGCTGCCTATATCCGGACTCACCTCACTGGATTACGACAAATTATCCTTTTGGGGGAAAGCCGGAGATTTGGCACAGCATTTAGCTATGCCTATTTTTATATATACGTTCGGCAGCCTTGCAGGCATGTCCCGCTTTATGCGTTCTTCCATGCTGGAAGTCTTGCGACAAGACTTTATTCTTACAGCCAAAGCAAAGGGACTTCCTTTACATACCGTTATTTATAAACATGCACTTCGCAATGCCCTGCTTCCAGTTATCACTATCCTCGGTCTTTCTGTTCCGAGCCTAATTGGTGGTTCCGTTATTATTGAGTCCATTTTTGCTTTGCCGGGACTGGGGCAACTCTTTTATACATCTGTTCTGGCAAGAGATTATCCTATGATAATGGGGAACCTTGTACTCGGTGCTGTGCTCACCCTTGCAGGAAATATGCTTGCTGACGTGTGCTACGGTCTTGCTGATCCACGCATACGGAATACAGGGGGTAGTGCATAATGCTTTCTATTACCTCCCGTGCTTTCTGGGATAAATACGGCATGCTGTTCATCGGTCTTGTAATTGTAGGGGTTATGACCTTCGCCGCTATACTTTCACCGATCATCTCACCATTTGATCCAGACATGCTCAATTTAGACTACATATTGCAGCCACCTTCTTGGGCACATCCTATGGGAACCGATGCATTAGGACGCGATATTTTCTCTCGCATGCTCCACGGTGCTCGTATTTCTCTTTGGGTCGGTTTTGTCGCTGTCGGTATTTCCATATCAATTGGACTTGTGCTCGGATTAATTGCCGGATACTTTCGCGGCTGGGTAGATGAAACCATTATGCGACTCGTGGATGTCATGCTGTGCTTCCCTTCTTTCTTTCTCATTCTCTCTGTTATCGCATTCCTTGAGCCAAGCTTGGTTAATATAATGATAGTGATCGGTCTTACTTCATGGATGGGCGTAGCTCGTCTTGTCCGTGCAGAGACTCTGAGCCTTCGAGAAAGAGATTTTATTGCAGCATCGCGTCTTGCTGGAGCTTCCTCAACACGCATCATTGCTCACCACATTTTACCGAATGCTCTGGCACCAGTTCTTGTTTCTGCCACACTTGGTGTAGCTGGTGCAATTCTCACAGAATCTGCACTCAGCTTCCTTGGTCTTGGTGTGCAACCCCCCACTGCAAGTTGGGGCAATATGCTGCTAGAAGGAAAACAAGTACTGGAAATAGCACCTTGGCTTTCTATTTTTCCCGGTTGTGCAATACTTATCACCGTGCTCGGGTACAATCTGCTTGGTGAAAGCTTACGCGATCTGTTTGATCCACGCTTGAAGCAGTAAGGTATTTTTTCATATAGCCCTGCGCACATCCCTGAACAACTATTCACTTTTTACATACATATTTACAGGCAAGTATACATGCTCGAACTTCTCCGAATCCGTCATTTGGCGTTAATTGACGATGTGGAACTTGAGTTTTCCGAAAAGATGAATGTGCTTACGGGCGAAACAGGTGCTGGTAAGAGTTTCATCCTCAAGGCGCTGAATTTTCTTACTGGCGAAAAGATGCGTGCAGACTTAGTGCGTGCAGGGGAAGAAAAGGCACAAGTTGAAGCTCTTTTCATAATTGATGGTGAAGAATATATCATTCGCAGAGAGCTAGTTGCAGCTACTGGAAGAAGTCGTCTCTATATTAATGATAAGTTAAGCTCTCAGGAAACAATACGAGCGCTTAAACCTAAATTGCTTGTTCACACCAGCCAGCACGGGCAACAACAACTTCTTCAATCTTCTTTTCAAGAAAAACTGTTGAATGACTACATCCAACGACCAGATTTACTTGAAGAACGCAGCAGCGTTTTAAAAACATTACGCGACATTGCGGCAAAGCAAGTGGAGTTGCGTGAACGCGCACGAACCCTTGAAGACAAGCGAGATTTTCTAGAATTTCAGCAAAAAGAAATTGCTAAAGTCGCTCCCGAAGCAGGTGAAGAAGAAGAACTGGAAGCCAAAAAACAAGAAACTCGTGAACAAGGACTTGTTCAAGAAGCAGTTGAGCATGCATTGGGGCTTTTTTATACCGACAATGGTGCGCTGACAGAAATCATGAGCAGGCTTGAAAACAGTCTTGATGCGGTTTGCCGTTACCTTCCAGAGTATCTTCCAGACACAGAGCGTGTTTTAGAGTTCCGACATACTCTTACAGAAATTGAAACACGCTTGCGTAATCAGCCTATGAACAGACCTGATGAAGATTCGATTGAAGAGATTGAATCTCGCCTGTACGAGCTGGCACAATTGAAACGCAAGTTGAACCGATCTCTTGATGAAATAGTAAACATGCAGGAAGAGATCGAAGAAAATCTCACTTTCTTGGACACCTGTAAACTTGACCTTATTCTTCTTGAAAAACAGGAAGATGAAGCTCGCGGTACCCTTCAAGAAATTCTGGAACAAATCAACAAGCTACGCGAAACACAAGGTAGCGAATTATGCCGTGCTATTGAAAACGAATTAAAAACACTCGGTTTTTCAGAGCATGTCCATGTTGAATTTGAATTTACACCTACAGAAATTTATTCAGAATGCTTTGAGCATAAAGCACGATTAATATGGGTTCCAAACCCCGGACAATCTCCGCAGCCTTTAGACAAAATTGCCTCCGGCGGCGAGCTTTCCCGTTTTCTCCTTGCTGTCGTAGGGTTGATGAATAAGGACGAAACACCGACACTGATTTTTGACGAAGTTGACGCAGGCATAGGCGGGATTACGCTCAATTACGTTGCTGATGCACTCACCAAGCTGGCAGCAGGACAGCAGATGCTTTTGATTACTCACTGGCCACAGCTGGCAGCGCGAGCGGAAAAGCATTTTCTCGTATGTAAGGATGTTCGCGGTAGTGAAACATTCACCAGTTGCGATGCCCTCTCACCTACAGGCATCCGCAACGAGTACGAGCGCATGGCTGGCGGTGGTCAGCAAGGGGAAGCGCTCGCAAGGGAATTGCTCGGCACAGGATAGTGCAGAATTGTATGTTCAAATCGGCTTCAGCTACTTTGATTTTTAGGTAGTTACGCCGAAGTCTGGTAAGAAATGCCTCCGGCGGGCAAGGGACTTGATGTGGATTGCATCCCCCATTACGCGAGAAGATGCGAAGGATAAGCTTCAGCGCGAACAATAGGTTATCAAAAAGAATGTAACATAAAAAAACCGCTTCAGTAGAAGCGGTTTTTTTTAGATTTAAGAAAAGGTGCGTCTTTCGACATGATGCAAGCCCAATAATAGTAACAGTCAATTATGTTGGTTAATTCTGGAAAAGTTAATAGATTCCAATAGAATTAAAACGCAAGAGACATTCCAGCCCGCACGCCATACCCCACATCAGAGTCATCTGTGCCTCCCTGTGGATCTCCGTCCGCATCATAAAAACGCGTGCTGCGAGCAAAATACATTTCCGGTCCTAAGCTCAATTGAAAATCTTCAAGCGGGCTCCAGTTCGCACGCAACGACGCAGTTGCCTTGCTAATCTCTACATAGCCCTCATCATAAGCAGGGTTAGGCTCAGATAAATTGTAGGTTTGGGAATCATACTTAGCCAGAGCGGTAAGAGAAAGCGCATCCGTCATGTGGTACGTAACATTTGTTTCTGGAAAGCCGACTGAAACATCCCATGTTCCGTCAAAATAGCTTACCCCCAAAACAGGAAGCACTGTAGAGTTAACTGAAGTCAACTTTCCCGTCGCTCCAAATTTGAGCATCATGTTCTCATCAAAGCGATAGCCGTATGCCATAGTGCCTGATGCAGAAAAGTTTCCTACCTCTGGATTCTCACGCTCATATTGACGCGCAAGTTCCAACCCGTACAAAAATACTCCGTTTTGCCCTAATGAAACTTCAGAAGAAAGTCCCGCAGCAGCGTACTCTAGAGAATCCCACGAAATATTCGCTCCAGCACCTCCAAGCGCCATCCTCTCTGTATTTTGCCATGAAAACACATCACTGCCAGACGCTTTGGAAGTATTGAAATAAAAACCAGAAGGTTGAGTTCTTTTTATTGAATATGATTTTGCAATATTACGTGCTTCAACGTTTGA comes from Halodesulfovibrio sp. and encodes:
- a CDS encoding ABC transporter permease, yielding MRRILYRICKKIGMTMLILLGITVISFWVIHLAPGSPTDLQTTLNPQVGAATRARLERLYGLDQPVHVQYYRWVKRIVQFDFGKSMSGDHRPVWDKIKERMPLTIGMNVTSLILTLLFAVPIGVGAAYYQGRWFDKASTVFVFIGFAMPGFWLALLLMLYFGIYLQWLPISGLTSLDYDKLSFWGKAGDLAQHLAMPIFIYTFGSLAGMSRFMRSSMLEVLRQDFILTAKAKGLPLHTVIYKHALRNALLPVITILGLSVPSLIGGSVIIESIFALPGLGQLFYTSVLARDYPMIMGNLVLGAVLTLAGNMLADVCYGLADPRIRNTGGSA
- a CDS encoding ABC transporter permease, with the translated sequence MLSITSRAFWDKYGMLFIGLVIVGVMTFAAILSPIISPFDPDMLNLDYILQPPSWAHPMGTDALGRDIFSRMLHGARISLWVGFVAVGISISIGLVLGLIAGYFRGWVDETIMRLVDVMLCFPSFFLILSVIAFLEPSLVNIMIVIGLTSWMGVARLVRAETLSLRERDFIAASRLAGASSTRIIAHHILPNALAPVLVSATLGVAGAILTESALSFLGLGVQPPTASWGNMLLEGKQVLEIAPWLSIFPGCAILITVLGYNLLGESLRDLFDPRLKQ
- a CDS encoding AAA family ATPase, which produces MLELLRIRHLALIDDVELEFSEKMNVLTGETGAGKSFILKALNFLTGEKMRADLVRAGEEKAQVEALFIIDGEEYIIRRELVAATGRSRLYINDKLSSQETIRALKPKLLVHTSQHGQQQLLQSSFQEKLLNDYIQRPDLLEERSSVLKTLRDIAAKQVELRERARTLEDKRDFLEFQQKEIAKVAPEAGEEEELEAKKQETREQGLVQEAVEHALGLFYTDNGALTEIMSRLENSLDAVCRYLPEYLPDTERVLEFRHTLTEIETRLRNQPMNRPDEDSIEEIESRLYELAQLKRKLNRSLDEIVNMQEEIEENLTFLDTCKLDLILLEKQEDEARGTLQEILEQINKLRETQGSELCRAIENELKTLGFSEHVHVEFEFTPTEIYSECFEHKARLIWVPNPGQSPQPLDKIASGGELSRFLLAVVGLMNKDETPTLIFDEVDAGIGGITLNYVADALTKLAAGQQMLLITHWPQLAARAEKHFLVCKDVRGSETFTSCDALSPTGIRNEYERMAGGGQQGEALARELLGTG
- a CDS encoding DUF6268 family outer membrane beta-barrel protein yields the protein MKRLFLCMACSFLLILSASYGLCAEGQVVPSSKDMSHGGEVSIEKQAPSNVEARNIAKSYSIKRTQPSGFYFNTSKASGSDVFSWQNTERMALGGAGANISWDSLEYAAAGLSSEVSLGQNGVFLYGLELARQYERENPEVGNFSASGTMAYGYRFDENMMLKFGATGKLTSVNSTVLPVLGVSYFDGTWDVSVGFPETNVTYHMTDALSLTALAKYDSQTYNLSEPNPAYDEGYVEISKATASLRANWSPLEDFQLSLGPEMYFARSTRFYDADGDPQGGTDDSDVGYGVRAGMSLAF